In one window of Hymenobacter nivis DNA:
- a CDS encoding DUF1573 domain-containing protein: MKLTSLLAGALLLAACNRDKGADVGSQGMNAAANQAADATANPTVDNPNVVGESETPNPNAPVMAFAEQEFDFKDIAADSKVKHTFEFTNTGKSPLLIADATASCGCTTPNWTKQPIAPGAKGTLEVQFDSRGKQGLISKQVNVRANTQPSITTITIKGNVLTGATAAK; the protein is encoded by the coding sequence ATGAAACTTACCTCCCTTCTGGCCGGGGCCCTGTTGCTGGCCGCCTGCAACCGCGACAAAGGTGCCGACGTGGGCTCCCAGGGCATGAACGCTGCCGCCAACCAGGCCGCCGACGCCACTGCCAACCCCACCGTGGACAACCCCAACGTGGTGGGCGAAAGCGAAACCCCAAACCCCAACGCCCCGGTGATGGCCTTTGCCGAGCAGGAGTTTGATTTCAAGGACATTGCGGCCGACAGCAAGGTGAAGCACACCTTCGAGTTCACCAACACCGGCAAGTCGCCGTTGCTTATTGCCGACGCCACTGCCTCCTGCGGCTGCACCACCCCCAACTGGACCAAGCAGCCCATCGCCCCCGGGGCCAAGGGCACGCTGGAAGTACAATTCGACAGCCGCGGCAAGCAGGGCCTCATCAGCAAGCAGGTAAACGTGCGGGCCAACACTCAGCCCAGTATCACCACCATCACCATCAAAGGCAACGTGCTGACCGGCGCCACCGCCGCCAAATAA
- the nusB gene encoding transcription antitermination factor NusB, with amino-acid sequence MQSLYAYRQAVGADFGLAQDRIAEAFEPDLNAEVAPDRRQLEGQRKLGEARFREWYRTQETPEKSDDKAVDQALNDAIRYFQEQVKKDGKFFGGQLLAGAESIHDQYLHLLNLPASLLQVLEEETDREARRRLGPRDTALDTTRLAGSAAIAKLMANEQLQSLTIRRKLQWLGTEELDALRRAWRDEMSAHPTVLAYLKGQPLSAATLATADAEPEAETTAEGPDAEGPDEAAATPATAEAEGASLAASGEEAEYEADLEFLRFLYKEFVFKGEELPRQLEIDDLNWEENRPIVRNLVLKTLKMLPYAATDQQELMNLSANWADDREFADTLFKQTLVDDAKFEALIGGSVQNWDVDRVALLDKIILKMALCEMQLFRGIPVKVTINEYIEISKLYSTPKSKQFVNGVLDKLAQDLAASGDIRKSGRGLLDNQ; translated from the coding sequence ATGCAATCCCTCTACGCCTACCGCCAAGCCGTGGGGGCCGATTTCGGGCTGGCCCAGGACCGCATCGCGGAGGCATTTGAGCCCGACCTGAACGCCGAGGTGGCCCCCGACCGCCGCCAGCTCGAAGGCCAGCGCAAGCTGGGCGAGGCCCGCTTTCGCGAGTGGTACCGCACCCAGGAGACCCCCGAAAAATCGGACGACAAGGCCGTGGACCAGGCCCTGAACGACGCCATCCGCTACTTCCAGGAGCAGGTAAAAAAAGACGGCAAGTTTTTTGGCGGGCAGCTGCTGGCCGGTGCCGAAAGCATCCACGACCAGTACCTGCACCTGCTGAACCTGCCCGCCTCGCTGCTGCAAGTGCTGGAGGAAGAAACCGACCGCGAAGCCCGCCGCCGCCTGGGGCCCCGCGACACCGCCCTCGACACCACCCGCCTGGCCGGCAGCGCCGCCATCGCCAAGCTCATGGCCAACGAGCAGCTCCAGAGCCTCACCATCCGGCGCAAGCTGCAATGGCTGGGCACCGAAGAGCTGGACGCCCTGCGCCGCGCCTGGCGCGACGAGATGAGCGCCCACCCCACGGTGCTGGCCTACCTAAAGGGCCAGCCGCTATCGGCCGCCACCCTGGCCACGGCCGACGCCGAACCCGAAGCGGAAACCACCGCCGAGGGCCCCGACGCTGAGGGCCCCGACGAAGCCGCAGCCACCCCGGCCACGGCCGAAGCGGAGGGGGCCAGCCTGGCCGCCAGCGGCGAGGAAGCCGAGTACGAGGCCGACCTGGAGTTCCTGCGCTTCTTATATAAAGAGTTTGTTTTCAAGGGCGAGGAGCTGCCGCGCCAATTGGAGATTGACGACCTGAACTGGGAGGAAAACCGGCCCATTGTGCGCAACCTGGTGCTGAAGACCCTGAAGATGCTGCCCTACGCGGCCACCGATCAGCAGGAGCTGATGAACCTGAGCGCCAACTGGGCCGACGACCGCGAGTTTGCCGACACCTTGTTTAAGCAGACGCTGGTGGACGACGCCAAGTTTGAGGCCCTCATCGGCGGCTCGGTGCAGAACTGGGACGTGGACCGCGTGGCCCTGCTCGACAAAATTATCCTCAAGATGGCCCTGTGCGAAATGCAGCTCTTCCGCGGCATCCCGGTGAAGGTGACCATCAACGAGTACATCGAAATCAGCAAGCTCTACAGCACGCCCAAGAGCAAGCAGTTTGTGAACGGCGTGCTCGACAAGCTGGCCCAGGACCTGGCCGCCAGCGGCGACATTCGCAAGTCGGGCCGCGGCCTGCTCGACAACCAGTAG
- a CDS encoding TerB family tellurite resistance protein, giving the protein MDTQLLKNYSEAEKTAYLSAIASLATADRQASGHETEFLQALAQQVGLSGGAAQQVLAAAQDSNNQTIRQNLDVLKNSDLRFSLITDLISFARADGAYSNDEEAMVGKMAEYLGINTDQKQTLETVVDQAANVPHDPQDPAKEGFFDRIGDKLSGVGIPKGALIAGLLGVVAPMVLSRMGGGNNNNQNQSAGGGLLGGSMGGLLGGAAQGGMGGMLGGLLGGVMGGGQGSSQGSAIGGGGLGSMMSVLGGLGGQPNSQPASAGGSGLGGLLSGGMGGLLSGIFGGNR; this is encoded by the coding sequence ATGGACACGCAGCTCTTAAAGAACTATTCGGAAGCCGAGAAAACGGCCTATTTGAGCGCCATTGCCAGCCTGGCCACGGCCGACCGGCAGGCATCGGGCCACGAAACCGAATTTTTGCAGGCCCTGGCCCAGCAAGTGGGCCTGTCGGGCGGTGCGGCGCAACAAGTGCTGGCCGCTGCCCAAGACTCGAACAACCAGACCATTCGGCAAAATCTGGACGTGCTGAAAAACAGTGATTTGCGCTTCTCGCTCATCACCGACCTCATCAGCTTTGCCCGCGCCGACGGGGCCTATTCCAACGACGAAGAGGCCATGGTGGGCAAGATGGCGGAGTACCTGGGCATCAACACCGACCAGAAGCAGACCCTGGAAACGGTGGTGGACCAGGCCGCCAACGTACCCCACGACCCGCAAGACCCGGCCAAAGAAGGCTTTTTTGACCGCATTGGCGACAAGCTGTCCGGCGTGGGCATTCCCAAAGGGGCCCTGATAGCAGGCCTTCTCGGCGTGGTGGCCCCGATGGTGCTCTCGCGCATGGGCGGCGGCAATAACAACAACCAAAACCAGTCGGCGGGCGGTGGCTTACTGGGTGGCAGCATGGGCGGCCTGCTCGGCGGAGCGGCCCAGGGCGGCATGGGTGGCATGCTCGGCGGCTTGCTGGGCGGCGTAATGGGCGGCGGCCAGGGCAGTAGCCAGGGCTCGGCCATCGGCGGCGGCGGGCTGGGCTCGATGATGTCCGTTTTGGGCGGGCTGGGCGGCCAGCCCAACTCGCAGCCGGCCAGCGCGGGCGGCAGCGGCCTCGGCGGCCTGCTCAGCGGCGGCATGGGTGGCTTGCTCAGCGGTATTTTCGGCGGCAACCGCTAG
- the coaE gene encoding dephospho-CoA kinase (Dephospho-CoA kinase (CoaE) performs the final step in coenzyme A biosynthesis.): MLRIGITGGIGSGKSVVSRVFSLLGIPLYDSDQRARWVMEHDALLREQLLSTFGPDTYTAAGQLNRPALARTVFADPTQLAQLNALVHPRVGEDFARWAAVQQATGAPYILKEAALLFESGAYKTLGRIITVAAPLAVRKTRVLRRDPHRTAADVQAIIGKQLGEDERQQRADYVVHNDDVQLVLPQVLALDTQLRALGAPATK; encoded by the coding sequence ATGTTACGCATCGGCATCACCGGCGGCATTGGGTCAGGCAAAAGCGTGGTGAGCCGCGTGTTTAGCCTGCTGGGCATCCCGTTATACGATTCCGATCAGCGCGCCCGCTGGGTGATGGAGCACGATGCACTGCTACGCGAGCAGCTACTAAGCACCTTTGGGCCCGACACTTACACCGCCGCTGGGCAGCTCAACCGCCCCGCCCTGGCCCGCACCGTGTTTGCCGACCCTACGCAGCTAGCGCAGCTCAACGCGCTGGTACACCCGCGGGTGGGCGAGGATTTTGCCCGCTGGGCCGCCGTGCAGCAGGCCACCGGGGCCCCCTACATCCTTAAGGAAGCGGCGTTGCTTTTCGAGTCGGGGGCCTATAAAACCCTCGGCCGCATCATTACCGTGGCCGCGCCGCTGGCCGTGCGCAAGACCCGCGTGCTGCGCCGCGACCCGCACCGCACCGCTGCCGACGTGCAGGCCATCATCGGCAAGCAGCTGGGCGAAGATGAGCGCCAGCAGCGCGCCGATTACGTGGTGCACAACGACGACGTGCAGCTGGTGCTGCCCCAGGTGCTGGCCCTCGATACGCAGCTGCGGGCCCTGGGGGCTCCGGCCACCAAATAG
- a CDS encoding ABC transporter ATP-binding protein → MRALTAVNPFIYRYKWHFLGGMLFVVLSTLLTIFPAQLVRYAFDLVSEGIDLYHLFAGTQAQRGVYDLFGRNVLFYGMLIIALALLRGIFLFFMRQTLIVMSRLVENDQKNQVYLHYQSLPLSFYRRHSTGDLMSRISEDVGRVRMYLGPGIMYFMQLVVLFLLVVPLMLMVNVKLTLYTLAPLPVLSVSIFYVNNLIERKSDQIQRSLAAMTTFTQEAFSGIRVLKSFSRQADSHAQFTKASNEYKDKSLSLNFVNSLFFPLILFLVGLSTLITVWVGGQEVIRGTITTGTIAEFLIYVNLLTWPVTALGWTSSLVQRAEASQARLNEFLDEKTDIVSRQNLQHEMQGDIVFDNVSFTYPDTGIRALHNVSFRIRPGQTLAVIGNTGSGKSTIAALLCRLYDTTAGQVEIDNIDVRDYALDNLREQIGYVPQDVFLFSDSIRQNINFGLDGPSEEKMLQAARDAAVYDNIIAFPEGFDTKVGERGITLSGGQKQRVSMARALVKEPKILILDDSLSAVDTKTENTILGALQRIMADRTSLIISHRVSSVKLADHILVLDDGTIVQHGTHEALMAEPEGLYRALYERQLQAEEA, encoded by the coding sequence GTGCGCGCCCTCACCGCTGTCAATCCGTTCATTTACCGCTATAAATGGCATTTCCTCGGGGGCATGCTGTTCGTGGTGCTGAGCACGCTGCTGACCATTTTCCCGGCCCAGCTCGTGCGCTACGCCTTCGACCTGGTGAGCGAGGGCATCGACCTCTACCACCTCTTTGCCGGCACCCAGGCCCAGCGCGGCGTCTACGATTTGTTCGGGCGCAACGTGCTCTTCTACGGCATGCTCATCATCGCGCTGGCGCTGCTGCGGGGCATCTTCCTGTTCTTCATGCGCCAGACGCTCATCGTCATGTCGCGCTTGGTCGAGAACGACCAGAAGAACCAGGTGTACCTGCACTACCAGTCGCTGCCGCTCAGCTTCTACCGCCGCCACAGCACCGGCGACCTCATGTCGCGCATCAGCGAAGATGTGGGCCGCGTGCGCATGTACCTGGGCCCCGGCATCATGTACTTCATGCAGCTCGTGGTGCTGTTCCTGCTCGTCGTGCCGCTCATGCTGATGGTGAACGTCAAGCTCACGCTCTACACGCTGGCCCCGCTGCCGGTGCTGTCGGTCAGCATCTTCTACGTCAACAACTTAATCGAACGTAAGTCCGACCAAATCCAACGGTCGCTGGCGGCCATGACCACCTTCACCCAGGAAGCTTTTTCGGGCATTCGGGTGCTGAAGTCGTTCTCGCGCCAGGCCGATTCGCACGCTCAGTTCACCAAGGCCAGCAACGAGTATAAAGATAAGTCGCTGAGCCTCAATTTCGTGAACTCGTTATTTTTCCCGCTTATCCTGTTCCTGGTGGGCCTGAGCACGCTCATCACCGTGTGGGTGGGCGGCCAGGAGGTCATCCGCGGCACCATTACCACGGGCACCATCGCCGAGTTCCTCATCTACGTGAACCTGCTCACCTGGCCGGTTACGGCCCTGGGCTGGACGTCCTCGCTGGTGCAGCGCGCTGAGGCCTCGCAGGCCCGCCTCAACGAATTTCTGGACGAGAAAACCGATATCGTGTCGCGCCAGAACTTGCAGCACGAAATGCAGGGCGACATCGTGTTTGATAACGTGTCCTTCACCTACCCCGACACCGGTATCAGGGCCCTGCACAACGTGAGCTTCCGCATCCGGCCGGGCCAGACGCTGGCCGTCATCGGCAACACGGGCTCGGGCAAAAGCACCATCGCCGCCCTGCTCTGCCGCCTCTACGACACTACCGCGGGCCAGGTCGAAATCGATAACATCGATGTGCGCGACTACGCTTTGGATAACCTGCGCGAGCAAATCGGCTACGTGCCGCAGGATGTGTTCCTGTTCTCGGACAGCATCCGGCAAAACATCAACTTCGGCCTCGACGGGCCGTCGGAGGAAAAAATGCTGCAAGCCGCCCGCGACGCGGCCGTGTACGACAACATCATCGCCTTCCCCGAGGGTTTCGATACGAAGGTGGGCGAGCGGGGCATTACCCTCTCCGGCGGCCAGAAGCAGCGCGTAAGTATGGCCCGGGCCCTGGTGAAAGAGCCCAAAATCCTGATCCTGGACGACTCGCTGTCCGCCGTCGATACCAAGACGGAGAATACCATCCTAGGGGCCCTCCAGCGCATCATGGCCGACCGCACCAGCCTCATCATCTCGCACCGCGTGAGTTCGGTGAAGCTGGCCGACCACATCCTCGTGCTTGACGATGGCACCATCGTGCAGCACGGCACCCACGAGGCCCTCATGGCCGAGCCCGAGGGCCTGTACCGCGCCCTCTACGAGCGCCAGTTGCAAGCCGAGGAAGCGTAA
- a CDS encoding YtxH domain-containing protein — protein sequence MAGKTTTGILCFTGGALTGALVGLLYAPEKGRETRSWLSYQLEKSRAMLADLAEGLVTSRELGASSAKTEGQRVISDARDKAEQLLGDVDQLINQINSRKGA from the coding sequence ATGGCTGGCAAAACCACCACCGGCATTCTGTGTTTCACGGGCGGCGCCCTCACCGGGGCCCTCGTTGGCCTGCTCTACGCCCCCGAAAAGGGCCGCGAAACCCGCTCCTGGCTGAGCTACCAGCTCGAAAAGTCGCGCGCCATGCTGGCCGACCTTGCCGAGGGCCTCGTCACGAGCCGCGAGCTGGGGGCCTCATCGGCCAAGACCGAAGGGCAGCGCGTCATCTCCGACGCCCGCGATAAAGCCGAGCAACTGCTCGGTGACGTGGACCAACTCATCAACCAAATCAATTCCCGCAAGGGCGCTTAA
- a CDS encoding isocitrate/isopropylmalate dehydrogenase family protein gives MHLVTLIPGDGIGPEITKAVTDIFAAAQVPVQWEEQNAGQTTFDQSGELIPVALLKSLEKNKVALKGPITTPVGKGFRSINVTLRQKYDLYQNVRPSKTTPGIHTRYEGIDLVLFRENTEGLYSGLEVFDERLGIADSFNRITVEGSRKICHAAFAYANRHGRKKVTLAHKANIIKMAGTIMINACKEAAAEFPHIVFEDKIIDNMCMQLVSKPEQFDVIVTTNLFGDLLSDLCAGLVGGLGVVAGANIGDNMAIFEAVHGSAPDIAGQGKANPTALLRSAIMMLHYLSEHVIADRIDKALDDTLLHQDQCTGDLGGHATTSEFTQHIIDKL, from the coding sequence ATGCACCTAGTAACCCTCATTCCTGGCGACGGCATCGGGCCGGAAATCACCAAAGCCGTTACCGATATTTTTGCTGCCGCGCAGGTGCCCGTGCAATGGGAAGAGCAAAACGCCGGCCAGACCACGTTTGACCAATCGGGCGAATTGATTCCGGTGGCATTGCTTAAGTCGCTGGAGAAGAACAAGGTGGCGCTCAAGGGGCCCATCACGACGCCGGTGGGCAAGGGCTTCCGCAGCATCAACGTGACGCTGCGCCAGAAGTACGACCTCTACCAGAACGTGCGGCCCAGCAAAACCACGCCCGGCATCCACACCCGCTACGAAGGCATCGATTTGGTGCTTTTTCGGGAAAACACCGAGGGCCTGTACTCAGGCCTGGAAGTATTCGACGAGCGCCTGGGCATCGCCGACTCCTTTAACCGTATCACGGTGGAAGGCTCGCGCAAGATTTGCCACGCCGCCTTTGCCTACGCCAATCGCCACGGCCGCAAAAAGGTGACGCTGGCCCACAAAGCCAACATCATCAAGATGGCCGGCACCATCATGATCAACGCCTGCAAGGAGGCCGCCGCCGAGTTTCCGCACATCGTGTTCGAAGATAAGATCATCGATAACATGTGCATGCAGCTGGTGAGCAAGCCTGAACAGTTCGACGTGATTGTGACGACTAACCTGTTCGGCGACTTGCTCTCCGACCTGTGCGCCGGCCTGGTGGGCGGCCTGGGCGTAGTAGCTGGGGCAAACATTGGCGACAACATGGCCATTTTCGAGGCCGTGCACGGCTCGGCCCCCGACATTGCCGGCCAAGGCAAGGCTAACCCCACGGCCCTGCTGCGCTCGGCCATCATGATGCTGCACTACCTGAGCGAACACGTAATAGCCGACCGCATCGATAAGGCCCTGGACGACACCCTGCTGCACCAGGACCAGTGCACCGGCGACCTCGGCGGCCACGCCACCACGAGCGAGTTTACCCAGCACATCATCGACAAGCTTTAG
- the yajC gene encoding preprotein translocase subunit YajC, translated as MTFLTLLLQAAPADYTQFLFPVAIAAVVYFFMIRPQQKRSADTKKFRQALAKGARVVTIGGLHGLVIELTEETVVVEVDRGVKLRFDRSAIAREVGTKAADAAL; from the coding sequence ATGACGTTCCTGACCCTGTTGCTACAAGCCGCCCCGGCCGACTACACCCAATTTTTGTTTCCGGTTGCCATTGCGGCAGTGGTGTATTTCTTCATGATCCGGCCCCAGCAAAAGCGCTCGGCCGACACCAAGAAGTTCCGGCAGGCCCTGGCCAAGGGTGCGCGCGTGGTCACCATCGGCGGCCTGCACGGGCTGGTGATTGAGCTGACCGAAGAGACGGTAGTGGTGGAAGTAGACCGCGGCGTGAAGCTGCGCTTCGACCGCTCGGCCATTGCCCGCGAAGTGGGCACCAAGGCGGCCGACGCCGCCCTATAA